A region from the Brassica napus cultivar Da-Ae chromosome C8, Da-Ae, whole genome shotgun sequence genome encodes:
- the LOC106390676 gene encoding UPF0725 protein At4g29550-like isoform X2, which produces MNDVMLEEAKLWLDEPPQRKRKLETPVNPPPPPPAVDEDSSSDEEVDPVAWSKYNRQVSESGGFDVDLFFQPFGGIVPSGCSDYSLLFGKVGLHCYNLEKGTNLQFKQVTKVNTQICSILTFYITLEATDPVHDDSLVTFQTCVTDTVLKHQARLRAFTTTCRIKPQVPGTGELGSIWYPDKHVDACYKVDLPNWLQDDALSGENKLQFYEVKDWELKDNQWLYLYAEFALFSHSGDDLSAYMPFEMKKVVVQTKEDMKLKSGNAVFYLSFKPRGGPECRGIVRRTTDGKPGHMCLEARCWIDK; this is translated from the exons ATGAACGATGTGATGTTGGAAGAGGCGAAGCTGTGGCTCGACGAACCTCCGCAGCGCAAGCGGAAGCTCGAAACTCCGGTCAATCCTCCTCCACCGCCACCAGCAGTAGACGAAGATTCCTCCTCCGACGAAGAGGTAGATCCGGTGGCATGGTCCAAGTATAACCGACAAGTATCCGAATCCGGC ggtttcgatGTGGACTTGTTCTTTCAACCATTCGGTGGGATAGTTCCCAGTGGATGTAGTGATTACAGCTTACTCTTCGGCAAGGTCGGACTCCATTGTTACAACCTTGAAAAG GGGACTAACTTGCAGTTCAAGCAAGTCACCAAAGTCAATACACAAATCTGTTCAATTTTAACGTTTTACATCACGTTGGAGGCCACTGATCCGGTCCACGACGACTCACTTGTTACATTCCAGACCTGTGTCACCGATACTGTCCTCAAGCATCAAGCACGTCTGAGAGCCTTCACAACTACTTGCAGAATCAAGCCTCAAGTCCCAG GAACGGGAGAATTAGGTTCCATTTGGTACCCAGACAAACATGTTGATGCCTGTTACAAAGTTGATTTGCCTAATTGGCTACAAGATGATGCACTTTCAGGGGAAAATAAGCTTCAATTCTATGAG GTGAAAGATTGGGAGTTGAAGGACAACCAGTGGCTTTATCTATACGCCGAGTTTGCATTGTTCTCCCATTCGGGCGATGACCTG AGCGCTTATATGCCATTTGAGATGAAGAAAGTAGTGGTGCAAACCAAGGAAGATATGAAGCTCAAGTCGGGCAATGCAGTCTTCTACCTGAGTTTCAAGCCCCGTGGTGGTCCAGAGTGCAGAGGTATAGTAAGGAGAACTACTGATGGAAAACCTGGACACATGTGCCTTGAAGCTAG
- the LOC106390676 gene encoding UPF0725 protein At4g29550-like isoform X1: protein MNDVMLEEAKLWLDEPPQRKRKLETPVNPPPPPPAVDEDSSSDEEVDPVAWSKYNRQVSESGGFDVDLFFQPFGGIVPSGCSDYSLLFGKVGLHCYNLEKGTNLQFKQVTKVNTQICSILTFYITLEATDPVHDDSLVTFQTCVTDTVLKHQARLRAFTTTCRIKPQVPGTGELGSIWYPDKHVDACYKVDLPNWLQDDALSGENKLQFYEVKDWELKDNQWLYLYAEFALFSHSGDDLSAYMPFEMKKVVVQTKEDMKLKSGNAVFYLSFKPRGGPECRGIVRRTTDGKPGHMCLEARCWIDK, encoded by the exons ATGAACGATGTGATGTTGGAAGAGGCGAAGCTGTGGCTCGACGAACCTCCGCAGCGCAAGCGGAAGCTCGAAACTCCGGTCAATCCTCCTCCACCGCCACCAGCAGTAGACGAAGATTCCTCCTCCGACGAAGAGGTAGATCCGGTGGCATGGTCCAAGTATAACCGACAAGTATCCGAATCCGGC ggtttcgatGTGGACTTGTTCTTTCAACCATTCGGTGGGATAGTTCCCAGTGGATGTAGTGATTACAGCTTACTCTTCGGCAAGGTCGGACTCCATTGTTACAACCTTGAAAAG GGGACTAACTTGCAGTTCAAGCAAGTCACCAAAGTCAATACACAAATCTGTTCAATTTTAACGTTTTACATCACGTTGGAGGCCACTGATCCGGTCCACGACGACTCACTTGTTACATTCCAGACCTGTGTCACCGATACTGTCCTCAAGCATCAAGCACGTCTGAGAGCCTTCACAACTACTTGCAGAATCAAGCCTCAAGTCCCAG GAACGGGAGAATTAGGTTCCATTTGGTACCCAGACAAACATGTTGATGCCTGTTACAAAGTTGATTTGCCTAATTGGCTACAAGATGATGCACTTTCAGGGGAAAATAAGCTTCAATTCTATGAG GTGAAAGATTGGGAGTTGAAGGACAACCAGTGGCTTTATCTATACGCCGAGTTTGCATTGTTCTCCCATTCGGGCGATGACCTG AGCGCTTATATGCCATTTGAGATGAAGAAAGTAGTGGTGCAAACCAAGGAAGATATGAAGCTCAAGTCGGGCAATGCAGTCTTCTACCTGAGTTTCAAGCCCCGTGGTGGTCCAGAGTGCAGAGGTATAGTAAGGAGAACTACTGATGGAAAACCTGGACAC